The Candidatus Neomarinimicrobiota bacterium genomic sequence TCATTTGAGGAGTTCCCAGTTATGCAGTTTGTCCTGTTTCTCATTATTGCCTTGATCGCCTTTCTACTGTCCGTGCAGCTGCGCCGCCGCTACGAGTTTTCACAGCGGCTGGCGTCCATGGGGGTGAATGCCCGCATCCTGCAGATTGTCGGCATCATTGCCCTCTTCCTGGCCGCCTTCCAGACCCTTACCGTCATCCCCGCCGGCTCAGTGGGGATCGTGGACTTCTTCGGCACCGTCAGCCCCAGGCCCCGGAACGCCGGCATCAACGTGGTGAATCCCCTCGCCAACGTCGTCAAGCTGAGCATCAAGACCCAGGAGCGCCGGGAAGAAATGCGGGTCCCCTCCAAGGAAGGGCTCACCGTGGGATTGGAGGCCAGTGTCATTTACCACCTGGACGGGTCCGCAGCCCCGGAGGTGTACAAGACCATCGGCCGCGAAGAAGACTACGTGCGTAAGATCCTGCTGCCCAATTTCCGTTCGGTAGTGCGGGGCATCACGGCCCAGTACGAAGCCAAGGCCCTCTATACCTCGGTGCGGGAGGAGGTGGCCCAGAACATCCAGGAGCAGCTCAATTCCGCCACGGCACCCCGGGGCGTCATCGTGGAGTCCACTCCCCTGCGGCAGGTGGTCCTACCCTCT encodes the following:
- a CDS encoding prohibitin family protein, yielding MQFVLFLIIALIAFLLSVQLRRRYEFSQRLASMGVNARILQIVGIIALFLAAFQTLTVIPAGSVGIVDFFGTVSPRPRNAGINVVNPLANVVKLSIKTQERREEMRVPSKEGLTVGLEASVIYHLDGSAAPEVYKTIGREEDYVRKILLPNFRSVVRGITAQYEAKALYTSVREEVAQNIQEQLNSATAPRGVIVESTPLRQVVLPSDLTAAIEEKLRAEQESQRMEFVLQRESKEAERKRIEAQGIRDFNKTVAEGISDNFLRWKGIEATENLASSSNAKVVVIGSGKDGLPIILGGQ